In one window of Helianthus annuus cultivar XRQ/B chromosome 17, HanXRQr2.0-SUNRISE, whole genome shotgun sequence DNA:
- the LOC110922348 gene encoding FBD-associated F-box protein At4g10400 codes for MSYTIRNVDRLSSLPEEVHSHILSLMPTKYAVRTSILSRTWRYRWMLVTNLDFDDSHPFHDLDCFMQFVDRVLELQKSPQIKSFRMCFSEMWVKKSKVLKWIDAAVRLHVSELDVKAMLLELPLCLFTCRTLTKLRIDHDTQYEEVWECPSLVNLPFLKTLDIVVFKNPIVNAFKLIPGCPMLESLSLHVQCCNNEDDYIFNIATLKRLKLTFNKAPVVHTRVVLHVPNLEYLSIGGGSIFVMEDMPSLVEASVGFGDTKVDRWVEFLKRITGIKSLSIRYAPFTSPLPVFPKLSHLELPSFCLTFLESSPELKHLCFGMSTNSHWGDPKSVPECMVTTLTTIKVLNCNGQKCDIQLLEYLLGNAEVLKRLTITWGWGHTCSKTEEQMQLAAQLLKVPRASQHCEIHFLGN; via the exons ATGAGTTACACGATTAGGAATGTCGATAGGCTTAGCAGCCTGCCCGAAGAGGTTCATTCACACATACTGTCTTTAATGCCTACAAAATATGCAGTACGAACTAGCATTTTATCTAGAACATGGAGGTACAGATGGATGTTGGTGACAAATCTTGACTTTGATGATAGTCACCCCTTCCACGATTTAGATTGTTTTATGCAGTTTGTTGATCGAGTATTGGAGCTTCAGAAATCACCTCAAATTAAATCATTCCGGATGTGTTTTTCTGAAATGTGGGTTAAAAAGTCAAAAGTGTTAAAGTGGATTGATGCCGCAGTTAGGTTACATGTTTCTGAGCTTGATGTAAAAGCTATGCTGCTTGAGTTGCCTTTGTGTCTATTCACTTGCAGGACACTCACAAAACTAAGAATAGATCACGATACCCAGTATGAGGAAGTTTGGGAGTGTCCGTCCCTGGTTAATCTTCCTTTTCTGAAAACTCTCGACATTGTTGTTTTTAAAAATCCTATTGTCAATGCATTTAAACTCATCCCTGGCTGCCCAATGCTTGAAAGCTTATCTTTGCATGTACAATGTTGCAACAATGAAGACGATTATATATTCAATATCGCTACATTGAAACGGTTGAAACTAACATTTAATAAAGCTCCGGTAGTTCACACCAGAGTTGTTTTACACGTCCCTAATCTTGAATACCTATCAATTGGCGGGGGCTCGATTTTTGTCATGGAAGATATGCCATCATTAGTTGAGGCATCAGTTGGTTTTGGTGATACAAAAGTTGATAGGTGGGTTGAGTTTCTAAAGAGAATAACTGGAATTAAATCACTGTCAATTCGATAT GCCCCATTCACTTCGCCTCTGCCTGTCTTTCCGAAACTCAGCCACTTGGAACTGCCGAGTTTTTGCCTTACATTTCTTGAAAGTTCTCCTGAGTTGAAACATTTATGTTTTGGAATG TCTACAAATTCTCACTGGGGTGACCCGAAGTCAGTTCCTGAATGTATGGTAACAACCCTTACAACCATCAAGGTTTTAAATTGCAATGGGCAAAAGTGCGATATACAGCTTTTGGAATACTTGCTGGGGAATGCAGAGGTTTTGAAGAGGTTAACAATCACGTGGGGATGGGGACACACGTGCTCAAAAACAGAAGAACAAATGCAGTTGGCGGCACAGTTGCTTAAGGTTCCAAGGGCTTCGCAACATTGTGAAATCCATTTTCTTGGAAATTGA